The following coding sequences lie in one Arachis ipaensis cultivar K30076 chromosome B05, Araip1.1, whole genome shotgun sequence genomic window:
- the LOC107644393 gene encoding U3 small nucleolar RNA-associated protein 25 gives MTQRADAGKKKKSSKQNPNNLNVNILQTDPPTSNLKRKRQKVKHDERKKEAELPARRKLKDDHDDEEDFNDDSPRNSDAERMLQDSDDNDSQSTGSETEYDAEFSQSDEEDVGIDGQPNYEDSVHLSSFNLHLEHNLTKEEIDNQNGSKFKWEVPAIGMSSCKWIGTGENILEDLNSNSFDGLKARLYEHWMDVYKTSGGKDLNSSMQKIFFSLCSRYRDILHCNKKPFYVKGLEDTSIMDAYIMHSLNHVFKTRDCVKKNDAKLSRAGESAGSDKFRDQGFTRPKVLILLPMASIVYRVVKRLIQLTPSAHKVNVEHMDRFLTKFGSEEGNEENDHDSENKKPQKASKPSDYEVLFGGNNEDDFMIGIKFTRKTIKLFSDFHTSDIIVASALSLVNKIEEAGSNKEKDVDFLSSIEVLIVDHADVIAMQNWYHVHTVIDHLNRLPSKQPGTDVMRIRPWYLDDNARFYRQTIVLGFYSNPDINASFNHQCCNYEGKVKLVCDYKGVLHKVLPEIRQIYERFHVDSIVDADDARFDYFVKKVFPRIKDSDQGGIMIFISSYFEFIRIRNFLKSQNASFCLLGEYTTQSDISRARNWFNEAKRKIMLYTERSHFYHRYKIRGVQNLIMYSLPERKEFFPEILNMLDGSANMACTLMFSSLDKFRLDRIVGTNKAKRMVTAEKSVFFFCH, from the exons ATGACGCAGAGAGCTGACGCCG ggaagaagaagaaatcatccaaacagaACCCCAATAATTTGAATGTGAATATTCTGCAGACTGATCCTCCTACTTCTAACCTTAAAAG GAAAAGGCAAAAAGTTAAACATGACGAAAGGAAGAAAGAGGCGGAGCTCCCTGCGCGTCGGAAGCTGAAGGATGACCATGATGATGAAGAAG ATTTTAATGATGATTCTCCTAGAAACAGTGACGCGGAAAGGATGTTGCAAGATTCAGATGACAATGATTCTCAATCAACAGGCTCTGAGACTGAATATGATGCTGAGTTTTCTCAGTCAGATGAAGAGGATGTTGGAATTGATGGTCAACCAAATTATGAGGATTCAGTGCACTTAAG TTCTTTTAACCTACATTTGGAACATAATTTAACAAAAGAAGAGATAGACAACCAAAATGGTTCCAAATTTAAATGGGAGGTACCAGCCATTGGCATGTCGAGTTGCAAATGGATAGGAACTGGAGAAAATATTTTGGAG gatttgaACTCCAATTCTTTCGATGGTCTGAAAGCAAGGTTGTATGAGCACTGGATGGATGTCTACAAGACATCTGGGGGCAAGGATTTGAATTCATCTATGCaaaagatatttttctcccttt GCAGCAGATACCGGGATATACTTCACTGTAATAAGAAACCATTCTATGTCAAAGGTCTCGAAGATACAAGCATCATGGATGCATACATAATGCATTCT CTCAATCATGTGTTCAAAACTAGAGATTGTGTGAAAAAGAATGATGCAAAATTATCCAGAGCTGGAGAGAGTGCTGGTAGTGACAAATTCCGAGATCAAGGTTTTACTCGTCCAAAG GTTTTAATTTTATTGCCAATGGCAAGCATCGTGTATCGTGTTGTGAAGAGGCTTATACAACTTACACCTTCAGCTCACAAG GTTAATGTTGAGCATATGGATCGTTTTTTAACTAAATTTGGAAGTGAAGAGGGCAATGAGGAAAATGACCATGATTCTGAAAATAAAAAACCTCAAAAAGCATCCAAACCATCTGACTATGAAGTACTTTTTGGTGGCAATAATGAGGACGATTTTATGATTGGCATCAAATTTACTAG GAAGACAATTAAGTTGTTCAGTGATTTCCATACCTCAGACATCATTGTTGCTTCAGCGCTTTCCTTGGTTAAT AAAATTGAAGAGGCCGGGAGTAACAAGGAAAAAGATGTAGATTTTCTTTCATCGATCGAG GTGCTGATTGTTGATCATGCTGATGTAATAGCAATGCAG AATTGGTATCATGTACATACAGTTATTGACCACTTGAACCGTTTACCATCGAAGCAGCCTGGAACTGATGTTATGCGCATTAGACCATG gtATCTTGATGATAATGCCAGATTTTACAGGCAAACAATTGTTCTGGGGTTTTATTCAAATCCAG ATATAAATGCTTCATTCAATCATCAGTGCTGTAATTATGAAGGGAAG GTGAAGCTGGTTTGTGATTATAAAGGTGTTTTACACAAAGTTCTTCCCGAAATAAGACAA ATCTATGAACGATTTCATGTAGACTCAATAGTAGATGCTGATGATGCTCGCTTTGATTATTTTGTTAAGAAG GTTTTCCCACGGATCAAAGATTCTGATCAG GGAGGCATTATGATATTTATCAGTTCTTACTTTGAATTTATTCGAATCCGAAATTTTTTGAAGTCACAGAATGCTTCATTTTGTCTTCTTGGGGA GTATACGACCCAAAGTGACATTTCTCGTGCACGTAATTGGTTCAATGAAGCAAAAAGGAAGATCATGCTTTACACCGAGAGGTCTCACTTCTACCACCGATACAAG ATTCGTGGAGTTCAGAACTTAATCATGTATTCACTACCAGAAAGGAAGGAGTTTTTTCCTGAG ATTCTGAATATGCTTGATGGGTCTGCCAATATGGCATGCACTCTTATGTTTTCTTCCCTTGACAAGTTTCGG CTGGACAGAATTGTTGGGACTAATAAAGCAAAAAGGATGGTGACTGCGGAGAaatctgtatttttcttttgccATTAG